The DNA sequence CGGTGATCGCTGTCACAGGTGCCGCTCCCGGTGCGGGCGGTGTAACCCCGGCTATTCCCGAAATGTCGATGGTGGCTGCTGACGCTATAGGTGGTAACGCCTTGAACACTGCCGTAATGACCCCGGATCCTGCAGCATTATGCGCTGCTGCTCCCGGTACGGTAAAGAAGTTCGCACCGACGCCTTTTAAGGTATACCCTGCTTTAGGAACGAGCGTAATCGTCGCTGTATATTCCTGACCTGCAACAAAGGTACTGTCAGCAGGCGACCAGGTGATTGTTCCTGAATACTGCTCCGTTTGGATCGTAGTCACGGGTATGGCTCCCGGTTCAGGTGCAGTTACGCCGGATATTTCCGGTATATCGATCGCAGCTGCCGTAGACGGGGCCGCAAGGTGGGCTTTAACTTCCGGATCCAAGGAGGCAAGGACCGTACTGTCCCAGACTTTATCGGTGGTTTTACCCAAAAGAAGGTTCTGAGCGACTTCTTTGGCTGCGTCTCTGTTTACCTCCCAGTAGCTTAACCCGTCAAGATTAATCGCATCGCCGGGCAGTGTTTGGGTCACGATCGTTGCCTCTTCAAAGGACTTGGCCGCCCCGGCGAGTTTTAGGAGATCTTTCAGAGACAAGTCTGTTTCCACAGCCTTCATTAATTCCGGAATTAGCTCGGGCAATTTTAATAGGGTGGCAGGCTGAAGCATTTTTTTACCTACAGCGGTCAGTACTTTCTGCTGCCTGGCGGTTCTCCCGATATCGGCGGTTGCGTCATGACGGAAACGGGCATATTGGAGCGCTTTTGTCCCGTCTAATTCCTGTACCCCGGCTTTTAGGTTGATATAGCCGTCCTCTTTATCCCCGGTCTCATACTTCATGTCTTTTTCCACGTCAATGGTGATCCCGTCCAGCGTATCGATCATGTCCTTGAACCCATCAAAATTCGTCAGGACATACCCGTCCAGCTCAATACCGGTCAGTTCGGTAACCTGTTTTTCCAGCTCCGGAATCCCTTTTAACATGGGAACGGCATTGATCTTACAATAGTTTTTTGATCCGGGGAGCGTTACCCGGGTGTCTCTCGGAATGGACAGTAAGGAAATAAGTTTCGTCTTCGGGTCAAAGCTGGCTACAATAATCGAGTCCGAATTGTAAGAACTTGCCCCTGGCCTTTTATCCGTCCCGATCAAAAGAATACTGACCCGATTGTTCAAATTCACACTGTCGCCGGGCAGACTGCCTCCCTTAGCGAAATAGAAGGCAAATGCTGCCGTCCCGGCAACAATGCCTGCGATTACCAGTGCTATGATCATAAAAACTTTTTTCAGTTTTTTCTTCTTTTTCTTTTTTTCAACCATTACATTCACCCCATTTTGATTTTGTGCCATAAAAAACATACCACTTATTACCGCGGGTATCAATACCAATTTTTTGTTATTCTGCCAACTAAGCAATAAATTTTATCGCAGTATCCAACATTTCTTGCTTAGTGAAATCGATTTGATCTGATTTTTGAGATAGTACCATTATTCTCGGCATGCAATTTGAGAGATCATTGGCAAATAATTTTTACAAAACCAGAGAAAACTAATGAATACTTACTCTTCTAAAATGAATACTTACTCTTCTATAGGAGATTTAAAATGGATGAAAAACGAACAGCAAAATTAAAAAGGATCTACGAGCTAGAGAACCTTCAGATTCATTATTATCAGTCCCAATTGTCTGAAAGCGACGACCCGATATTTAACAAAGCTCTATTCAAAATCGTCGAAGCTGATAAAAAGCATGCCGGATTTTTTACTGAGCTTTTTCTTGAACATAA is a window from the Dehalobacter sp. DCA genome containing:
- a CDS encoding LCP family protein, which codes for MAQNQNGVNVMVEKKKKKKKLKKVFMIIALVIAGIVAGTAAFAFYFAKGGSLPGDSVNLNNRVSILLIGTDKRPGASSYNSDSIIVASFDPKTKLISLLSIPRDTRVTLPGSKNYCKINAVPMLKGIPELEKQVTELTGIELDGYVLTNFDGFKDMIDTLDGITIDVEKDMKYETGDKEDGYINLKAGVQELDGTKALQYARFRHDATADIGRTARQQKVLTAVGKKMLQPATLLKLPELIPELMKAVETDLSLKDLLKLAGAAKSFEEATIVTQTLPGDAINLDGLSYWEVNRDAAKEVAQNLLLGKTTDKVWDSTVLASLDPEVKAHLAAPSTAAAIDIPEISGVTAPEPGAIPVTTIQTEQYSGTITWSPADSTFVAGQEYTATITLVPKAGYTLKGVGANFFTVPGAAAHNAAGSGVITAVFKALPPIASAATIDISGIAGVTPPAPGAAPVTAITETEQYTGSVTWTPADALFVEGQQYTATITLVPKEGYTLEGIGANYFTVPGATATNAAGSGVITAVFLL